In Bacteroidota bacterium, the genomic window TGTTGGGCGGCTGGTAAAAGGGAATCCCTTAATCAGTGCGAATGGGACTTGCTGGAGGAGACCGGTAAAAGCGCCTGCTGCGGGGTTATGAAGAACAGTTGGATAAGGATTGTTTGTAAGAGTAACAGTAACAATTTTCATGGCATAGGTTCCGCTGTGGGCATCCACACCGGTTGCCTGAAACACACCCTGCGGATTTCCTAAAATCATAAGCGGGTTTATGGTAACCCATCCGGTTGGATCATTACCGGTCCAGTTTTCAAAATCAAAGGTTGGCTGTGCAGCGGCAGATAATGCTGCCATCACAGCAATAAGCGGAAGTATGTAAAGTTTTTTCATTGTGTATTACCCCGTTGGATATTGGTTTTTATTTTTCACTCGTAGTTCAACGGGTTTATCCTACGGGGTTTATTTATTGATGATTAGTTTTTGTGTTGCGGTTCCACGTTCGGTTTTCAAATGTAGAAAATAAACTCCGCTTGGCATATCCAAATTAAGGATTAAGGATTTGGGATTTAGGATTTTTTCTGAATAGACATTTTCTCCCATCACATTATAGATTTCAATACCTTGCATTTTCAAATTTTCAAATTGGCTACTTGTCACATTTATCTTTCCGTTTGTGGGATTTGGATAAACAGTAATATCAATTGCCGCATTGTTCTCGGCTATGCCGGAAGTAAGCCCTATTTTAAATATTGTTCCCTTACCGTTTGTGCCGCCCTGATCGGTCATTCCGTAGAGAAAAGTTCCGTCAGAAATAAAAGAGCCGTATGGATAGCTTCCGTTTGAAGCGCCTGCGAAATCCAATAATTTGTAATACCCTGTTCCATCGGTTTTTATTTTATAGATCAGCCCCAGATTGTTTGAGCCTCCTTCATGTGCCATTCCATAAATATAAGTTCCGTCATAAACAAGAGAGCCGGCAGGATATCTTCCGTTTGCAAGACCAGCGCAATCAAACAGTTTAAGATATCCGGTTCCATCGGTCTTTATTTTAAAGGCAACTCCAATACTGCCTGTGCCGCCTTGCTCGGTCATTCCATAGAAAAAAGTTCCGTCAGAAACAAGAGAGCCGCGGGGATTGCTTCCAGAAGCAGTGCCGGAGAAATCAAACAGGTCGGTATATCCGGTTCCATCGGGCATTATTTTAAAGATGGTTCCCAAACCATTGGTGCCTCCGCCTTTTGTCATTCCATAAAGAATAGTTCCGTCAGTAATAAAAGAGCCGTATGGATTGCTTCCGTTTGTATTATTAAAATCGAGCAGTTTAAGATATCCGCTTCCATCGGGTTTTATTTTAAAGATGGTTCCAATACCATTTGTGCCGCCCTGCGATGTCATTCCATAGAGAAAAGTGCCGAGGGAGAGAAGAGAGCCATTTGGAGTGAATCCGTCTGAACCGCTTCCGAAATCATGCAGTTTAGAATACCCTGTTCCATCGGGTTTTATTTTAAAGATGGTTCCAATATCATTGGTGCCGCCCGCGCGGGTCATTCCATAGAGAAAAGTTCCGTCAGAAATAAAAGAGTCATACGGACCGGCTCCGTTTGAAGCGCCTGCGAAATCAAGGAGTTTGGAAAACCCTGTTCCATCGAATTTTATTTTAAAGATGGTTCCTAAATTATTTGTGCCGCCTGTGCTGGTCATTCCGTAGAGAAAAGTGCCGTCAGAAATAAGAGAGCTATGCGGATTGCTTCCGTTGGAAGTGCCGGCAAAATCGAGGAGCTTGGTGTATTGGGCGAAAGAAAGCCCCTCCCCTAAAGGGAGAAGGAAGAGAATGAATAACGAACATTTGAACAAACGAATTGAGAACAGCGAAGTATAAATTCTGACTTCGTTATTCAAATGTTCTAATGTTCGGTTGTTCCTTTGTACATCGTACTTTGTACTTTGTACATTCTTGATGATTTGTTTTTTCATAGTGAAAATTATTTAGTAACTGATGTTAGCACAAGTCATTTTTAAAAAAAATATTCAATATTCAATACGCAATGTTCAATGTTCAATGAATTGCAATGTTTTTTTTACTTGAGAATTGAGAATTGAACATTGAATATTGAACATTTTGCGTAAGGTGAGTTAGTAAGACAAAGGTAAAGTATTTCGCCCTGCGAATGCAAAACAACGCACTATTTGTAATTCTTACCCCACCATAACAGAAATCACATCGCTGTCGATTCCTCTGCCTGCGCTGTTGGTGCAATATATTTTTCCATAGATGCGTTTTCCGCTTTCAAGCCCGCGT contains:
- a CDS encoding T9SS type A sorting domain-containing protein; translated protein: MKKQIIKNVQSTKYDVQRNNRTLEHLNNEVRIYTSLFSIRLFKCSLFILFLLPLGEGLSFAQYTKLLDFAGTSNGSNPHSSLISDGTFLYGMTSTGGTNNLGTIFKIKFDGTGFSKLLDFAGASNGAGPYDSFISDGTFLYGMTRAGGTNDIGTIFKIKPDGTGYSKLHDFGSGSDGFTPNGSLLSLGTFLYGMTSQGGTNGIGTIFKIKPDGSGYLKLLDFNNTNGSNPYGSFITDGTILYGMTKGGGTNGLGTIFKIMPDGTGYTDLFDFSGTASGSNPRGSLVSDGTFFYGMTEQGGTGSIGVAFKIKTDGTGYLKLFDCAGLANGRYPAGSLVYDGTYIYGMAHEGGSNNLGLIYKIKTDGTGYYKLLDFAGASNGSYPYGSFISDGTFLYGMTDQGGTNGKGTIFKIGLTSGIAENNAAIDITVYPNPTNGKINVTSSQFENLKMQGIEIYNVMGENVYSEKILNPKSLILNLDMPSGVYFLHLKTERGTATQKLIINK